The sequence below is a genomic window from Dioscorea cayenensis subsp. rotundata cultivar TDr96_F1 chromosome 6, TDr96_F1_v2_PseudoChromosome.rev07_lg8_w22 25.fasta, whole genome shotgun sequence.
AAAAGGAAATACATACCATATGCATTTCCAATTGTATCGGTGTTCTTGAAACCAATTGTGACAACAAGACATAAGAACATTAGAAGCCAGTTGACCTCTGGTATGTAAATCTGCCCATGAATGCTGCTTGAAGTGTGTATGATCTTCACTCTAGGAAAACAGCCCAATGCTCGACACTGACTGATAATGGAGAAAGTTGCTGAAATTATTGCCTGGCTTCCAACTGCAGTCGCCAGAGTCGCAATGACAAACACTGGCCAAAATATTTGTTCTGGAGGTAACAATTGCAAAGAGCACATAAGGAAAACTGGGAAAGATATAACAGAATGGCTCAATGAATCCAAACATAATGTTTACAAATCAAGTGAGGGTTCACAATCAAGAAACAATAAACAATTTGGTATGGGAACATTAGTTCTCAgttatatgtattattttcttgCTATTATATCAAGTTCAATTCTTATTTCATTCAATTCTTATATCACGTTCCCTGTAAAGTCCAAAAAAGAGAACAGGAATTAGACATCAAATATAAACCAAAAGATTATCATAATACCTGGAATGGATTCGTAGAAGCTTTTCTGAAGATCCTCATTGTGCTTAGTGAGATACGCTGCTTCACCCATATAGGCCAAAACCAAGCAGGGATAAACTACAGCTGTAAATGCCATCTGCCGTAAAGACATATATTCAtgtatttgattttataaacGGCAGaacattattttgaaaaaagaaaaaaccagtATACAACAAACTAAACGGAGTACTTTATATGATAAATTGCATGGGAGATACATTTTATAATTTCTGCCATTAAACAACACCGGTGGCTTAAAGAATAACTTCATGAAGAGTAGAaaaatgtaaattataaaaagtatCTGTGAACATTTTTACAAAGATTTAATCatcagaaaggaaaaaaaaaaggagattacTGAGTTCATTACCACAAGTTATTAAATTCATAAATGaagttcaaaagaaaacaaactgcAATAGTGCCATGACAGAAGAAAAGTTCAGAACTCTAAAAGTCTTACcctaattgaaaattttgaaaaatgaccaaggtcTGCAAACATGGCCTCAGCACCTGATTAAGAGATCATGCCATAACATCAGCAAGATGAAAGAAGTGCTCGATAGGATAAAAAAAATGCCACAAACCTGTAATACAAAGAACAATGCCTCCAAGTGAACTCCAGCCATCTTTCCCAGTTAGTTTAAAgaagttataaatataatatggtGAGACAGCACGAACAACACCAGGGTTCCACTTGATAATGTTGTAAATGCCTATTCCACTGATGCAACAAAGCCAAGCAATCAATATTGGAGCAAAAAGAAAGCCAACCCGATGAGTCCCATAGTGTTGCAGTGCAAAAAGGGCCATTAACACAATACATGCAGTGAATACCATGTAATCTGCATAAatgacaaaaaatttaaaacataaacacaGACAATGAGTatgcttaaaaataaaatactcgAAGTTTGATTGGAGAAAGTAATCCTCTttgactaaataaaaaattcaataaattataaacaacaacaagcccatgtAATTGATAAGCTAGGACTTGCAGATTAAGAAGTCCTGAGACTAACTGCCTAAGCCCTTGTGATAGCCAAACCCCACAGATTAAAAATAAAGCTTAGTAGTCAATGTGAGCTTGTCATAGCATGAGAATCACAAAAATGTTACTAAAACTATATTACTCAATGGAGTAATTTTCAACGGTCAAAGAGAAGCATTCACCATCCATTATCTTATAACAGAAGTGCTAgtcaattttcaaacaaaagaaCCATTTAATAACTAACCAAATATAATATTCTAGAAGAGTAATCAATGTAGCTTACTTTCGTGTAAATTTGGAACCTTTATTCTGATGCCAGACACTGCCGAAAGCACTGAAAAGAGTCCAGTAAATCAACAATTAGTAATAATTGCAGGAAAGCTAAACAATTTCCACTTGGTTGCAAAAAGCACTGCCAGAAGTATCTCTTTTAGCAAACAGAATACATCTATTGATCAAAGagtgtttattttaataataataccaataactaacaaaaaaataaaatataaagcaccTCAGGCTGACTAGGACGCAGATATTGAGTTCAAAATGGATTTTGGCATCCTTTGTCAACTAATTCTTCTATAAAAAACaattgtcataaaaaaaattttatgtaacTTCTTGAAAAGCACATAAACTTACCAGACATTGTTGGAGTCAAGACACCATCGCCAATAACCATACTGACTCCCAGGAGCACCACAAGCAACAGAACAATGCGAGAGCTCTGATGTTTCTCAAAAAAATTCTTTATCAACACACTAGTCTTTGTTTCTTTCTGAGATGTTTCCATTCTATAAACAGATAGGTGATCATGCACCGTGTTAAAATTGTTCAAAAGCCCCATCTTTGAGTTTCTGCACATCAATGAATAGAGGGCGAATGTCCCACCTGCAGAGGTATTATCAAGTTACTGGTGTAAAAATATCACACAGGATGAATCAGAACAGGCATGAAATCCAAATACATAATTAGGGGATCCCTTGAGCACACCTTCGCCATTGTCATCGGCTCCTAAAACAAAGACTATGTATTTCAAAAGAGGAATCAGAGTGAGAGTCCAGAAAACCAAAGAGAGGACTCCAAGTACTTCGGCATCCTGTTCATGGAGTTGCAGCTTTCCTGAAAACGTACTCTTATACACATAGATGGGAGAAGTGCTCAGGTCTCCATAAACAACACCAAAGCTCTGGTAGGCCAACAAAAGGGTGGTTCTATAAGATTTCTGCAGGACATAAACAAAAGTTTCAAATTACAGGATTCAAAACAGGGAACCATACTATGCACAACGTTGATGTGAAATGAATCATAGACAATAACATCAACTGCTTTACGGTTACTGTAACTAACTGCCAAAAATTATGCTATGATGTCAATGAACCATAAacgaagaaaaaggaaaaattttgatatttcattaaaaaaaatgagaaaaaaaaaagttgaatctTACTTCCCTCAGCCAATATTCCACAATgcataaaattcaaatttttttttttaaagtctgCAAGTTTTATACGAAAATCTTTCAACCGATTATAGAACAATGTTAATAATTCAAGTTTTCTGCAAGAATCCACCTTTACCATCAAAAATAGCAATCAAAATCCACTTTCATGCAAACTCTAcccaaattcaaaaaaaaagaacattaaaAAGTCATTACActcaaagaaggaaaaagacaaaaagtTCCAATCTttgacaaaaatttcaaacccaATAGTCCAAAAATCAAATCCTCCATCACCAAAACTCCACACaataattttcttcaaaatccACAAAACCACAACAATAATCACTCAAACCAATAAactcacaaatttaaaaaaaaaacacaaatttcgaGAACGAATCATTAAAAAGAGAAACCACTCACCAAATATCGCCTCTCCGGTGCCTGTGCAccagactccaattccattccACAAAGTTCCGGCGATCCCTCCACCGCCAATAAGGTATGCCCCGGCCGTATCTCCGGCACACTTGACGTAATCGTAGCCCAGAGAATCAagcgagcgagagagagagagaaccagagagagagagagagagagagagagagagcgccaAATGACTTGTTGGAGTCTCTAAAACACACAGACAAACACTGATTTGTTAGGGttttaaaacacacacatatgtaATTTCCACGTcagcttttttttatatttttttttaaaattttaaattttatcttttatttttttttattaatatatatatatatatatatgagtttgttggaaaataagaaaaaaaaatggggaaGTGTGCTTTGGAATTTTGTGAGTTACGGTGAGATATTGTAAAACTATaactaccaaaaaaaaatctcacttcATGTCATAAATATATTCCATGTATAATTTGCTATGGGAGAGATTTaaggaaaaatttaaatttttttattgcatatttctattaaatatagtattaatatttaaaaattttaattatatttatttgtttatataataaatatctGTTAAACCTTTCAAAAAATCAGttatagtaattaaaaaaatttgttttgtttaaaaagataTACCAACAGTTTTCATGACGGGAAATTATTTAATCattgaagtaaaatttttattatatacttatcATCAGATGAGAGAATTTACCTAATAcatataagtaatttaataaatcttaattttatatagCACATGAAAATTATGGTTACGTATAAGCACATGAAAATTTTCGTTACATATAAACTCTTGTATATGTACACTTATAAAgggtttaaataaaatattatctttagtaatatttttcaatgactCATAGGTCCCTAAAGAATagctttataaaaaataaaaaataaaaaaaagccttTCTTTTAGCAAGAATtcaaactcatttatttaaataacctAAGCTTGTACTCTTTGAACAACcctgcttttatttttattttttatattttatttttttattttttcaacatCTTGAACTACCctgttaattttattaatattttcatatggacaaaatttataatatttaacatatatatatatatatatatatatggttaccCACATACCCTTTTCAAAGCAATGGAAGTGCCTATATGATAGTAAAACTAGTGgcttttttcccccaaaaaaaactgatgcaattataaattacaGACAACCATTGCATGGTTCAATGGATTGTCACGTGAAAAATGGATGAGTAGGTGCAAAGGTCGAAAccatatataatagtaatataataatactattcACATATTGTTATGTGGGAATTGTATCTCCAAGATTGTATGACGGAGAAAAATTATTAGTACAATAtagtttttgtaaatttttttgaatacaCATGGTGGACTTTCATTACCTTACGTAGTGCcttccaaaattaataaattcatagAATGTCGATAAACCACTATAACTGTAGCacctttgtatttatttgtCCATTGACAAAGCTTTAAGTAGAAGTGGACGGTTGTTGCAAAACTCAATTATAactaaaatacatgtatatatgtaaaaagtaatataaataaaagaatttataattttttttagatattaataaaaaaaaaattaattaaaaccattTAATTTGCTAAATGATATATCGCTTCTGTTTGCTTTAAGTATTTTATTGCTTAAATTTGGACAAATTTAATTCATACTATATTTTTCAGTCataaaaaagtagaaaaatCTATAACATCCCAAATTATCACCATTTTCAGAAAAACTTAATCAATgttatattcataaaagaacCTTCCCAACTCTAAAATGTTTAGtaattgcattttatttatattttaaaaaattaattttatttatatgtctccctttatttcaagtaatttgTGGaggataaatatttatttatttagaataaatcaaaacatcaactatagtttctagaatttttttatttataagaaaaaaaaattccccaaatattaaatttaacttTCTTAAACCATTTAAAGaaatattcaatttaaaatttttaggatAAAATTAAGTCATATTTCTTGGCTACCAAGTAAGACACTTTACTGTGACAAATGgcatattaatttttcttactttATATATGTTTCCTTTGAAAATTGAGCATTCTTGTCTTAACATGCCtttcaaagataaaataaatatgcattaaatttgtatttatattatattatatatatatatatatatatatatatatatatatatatatatatatatatatatataatagaagaGGATGATCATGTATCATTTTCTAACATCCTATTCAAGAACAATGAGTTATTCTTTTGATTGCCATTCAAACTTtagtactaaaaaaaaaattgataaatgacaaatttataattttaaatagttttttccaatttatcaaatttataattttaaatagtttttctccaattatatttaaaaatatataaggagGGAGTTTAATTTGGGAAGTGACCTGAAATGTCAAAGCattcagaagaagaaataaaatatatatacttttgtttGGCTTTAGTGTGGCTTTAGTGAGGTAGGtaagaactatttaatttttaacaagttaattaagtattaatgatcattattagaataaaaaaatattatcattttgcaTTCATCGTTAGTATCCAA
It includes:
- the LOC120262990 gene encoding probable potassium transporter 13, whose protein sequence is MELESGAQAPERRYLKSYRTTLLLAYQSFGVVYGDLSTSPIYVYKSTFSGKLQLHEQDAEVLGVLSLVFWTLTLIPLLKYIVFVLGADDNGEGGTFALYSLMCRNSKMGLLNNFNTVHDHLSVYRMETSQKETKTSVLIKNFFEKHQSSRIVLLLVVLLGVSMVIGDGVLTPTMSVLSAVSGIRIKVPNLHENYMVFTACIVLMALFALQHYGTHRVGFLFAPILIAWLCCISGIGIYNIIKWNPGVVRAVSPYYIYNFFKLTGKDGWSSLGGIVLCITGAEAMFADLGHFSKFSIRMAFTAVVYPCLVLAYMGEAAYLTKHNEDLQKSFYESIPEQIFWPVFVIATLATAVGSQAIISATFSIISQCRALGCFPRVKIIHTSSSIHGQIYIPEVNWLLMFLCLVVTIGFKNTDTIGNAYGLAVIIVMFVTTCLMFLIIVTIWKRTVFLALLFIVFFGSLELLYFSACLTKVHNGGWLPLVFALLALIAMSAWHYGTSRKQSFELQNKVCLDQLLSLGPSLGLVRVPGIGLIYTTTVTGIPPMFAHFVTNFPAFHRVCVFVCLQTLTVPKVLPDEQFLIGRIGPPEYHIFQCIVRYGYKDLRWDSDEFENQLLLKIAEFLQRPESNGEMSVVSGKHSDTVVSAMARIGDTREVKKKVRFRGVGVKQEVKELIEEKESGVAYMMGHTCVVAHESSSFIKKFTINVIYGFLRRNSRRPAVALGVPHTSLIEVGMLYIV